In Pongo abelii isolate AG06213 chromosome 5, NHGRI_mPonAbe1-v2.0_pri, whole genome shotgun sequence, a single genomic region encodes these proteins:
- the KIAA1586 gene encoding E3 SUMO-protein ligase KIAA1586 homolog isoform X2, which translates to MGDPGSKIIESVPPAGPEASESTTDENEDDIRFVSILFPKMPKRQGDFLHFLNMKKVKTDTENNEVSKNHCGLSKAKEPHFEYIEQPIIEEKPSLSSKKEIDNLVLPDCWNEKQAFMFTEQYKWLEIKEGKLGCKDCSTVRRLGSKAEKHVHVSKEWIAYLVTPNGSNKTTRQASLRKKIREHDVSKAHGKIQDLLKESTNDSISNLVHKQNNKNIDATVKVFNTVYSLVKHNRPLSDIEGARELQEKNGEVNCLNTRYSATRIAEHIAKEMKMKIFKNIIEENAKICIIIDEASTVSKKSTLVIYLQCTIQSAPAPVMLFVALKELVSTTAECIVNTLLTTLNDCGFTNEYLKANLIAFCSDGANTILGRKSGVATKLLENFPEIIIWNCLNHRLQLSLDDSISEIKQINHLKIFLDKIYSIYHQPNKNQTKLLGTVAKELETEIIKIGRVMGPRWAACSLQAATAVWHAYPILYMHFSHSYSGLAKRLANINFLQDLALMIDILEEFSVLSTALQSRSTNIQKAQKLIKRTIRALENLKIGTGKYESQIEDLIKSDKFKDIPFNKNNKFNALPRNILLDNIIQHMNLRLLSDRNHEDIFNYFDLLEPSTWPYEEITSPWIAGEKTLFHLCKILKYEVDLNDFREFVNNNIKSNNVSIPTTIYKAKKIVSTIAINSAEAERGFNLMNIICTRVRNSLTIDHVSDLMTINLLGKELADWDATPFVKSWSSCNHRLATDTRVRQKSTSLP; encoded by the exons ATGGGAGACCCGGGTTCGAAG ATAATAGAATCTGTCCCTCCAGCTGGCCCTGAGGCATCTGAGTCAACAACGGATGAAAATGAAGACGACATTCGGTTTGTCAGT attctGTTTCCTAAAATGCCAAAACGACAGGgtgattttttgcattttttaaatatgaagaaggtgaaaacagacacagaaaataaTGAAGTGAGCAAAAATCATTGCGGATTGTCTAAGGCAAAGGAACCACATTTCGAGTATATTGAACAACCAATTATTGAAGAAAAGCCATCACTTTcatcaaagaaagaaatagataatctTGTGCTTCCAGATTGTTGGAATGAAAAACAAGCATTTATGTTTACAGAACAATACAAATGGCTTGAAATAAAAGAAGGTAAATTAGGATGTAAGGATTGTTCAACAGTTCGGCGTTTGGGATCGAAAGCAGAAAAGCATGTCCATGTGTCCAAGGAATGGATTGCATATTTAGTAACCCCTAATGGCAGTAATAAAACTACTAGGCAAGCTTCTCTACGAAAAAAGATTAGGGAACATGATGTTTCTAAAGCCCATGGTAAAATTCAGGATTTGTTAAAGGAATCAACTAATGATTCAATTTCTAATTTAGtgcataaacaaaataataaaaatattgatgctACTGTGAAAGTTTTCAATACTGTTTACAGTTTAGTAAAACATAACAGACCTTTATCTGATATTGAGGGGGCAAGagaattacaggaaaaaaatggagagGTAAATTGTTTAAATACACGTTACAGTGCAACAAGAATAGCAGAACATAttgcaaaagaaatgaagatgaagATATTTAAGAATATTATAGAAGAGAATGCCAAAATCTGTATCATAATTGATGAGGCATCTACGGTTTCAAAGAAAAGCACCCTAGTGATTTATCTCCAGTGCACAATTCAGTCAGCTCCTGCACCTGTTATGTTATTTGTGGCTTTAAAAGAATTGGTGTCAACTACAGCAGAGTGTATTGTCAATACATTATTGACTACTTTAAATGATTGTGGTTttacaaatgaatatttgaaagcaaatttAATTGCATTTTGTTCTGATGGTGCTAATACAATCCTGGGAAGAAAGTCTGGAGTAGCTACAAAATTGTTAGAAAATTTTCCTGAAATCATCATTTGGAATTGTTTAAATCATCGATTACAATTGTCACTTGATGATTCTATATccgaaataaaacaaattaatcatttaaaaatatttcttgataaaatttattctatttatcaTCAACCTAATAAAAATCAAACCAAGCTTCTAGGAACTGTAGCTAAAGAACTTGAaactgaaattattaaaattggtCGGGTAATGGGACCAAGATGGGCGGCATGTAGTTTACAAGCTGCTACTGCTGTATGGCATGCATATcctatattatatatgcatttttctcattcttaCTCTGGTTTGGCAAAGAGATTAGCTAACATTAATTTCTTACAAGACCTTGCTTTAATGATTGACATTCTTGAAGAATTTTCAGTACTTTCAACTGCATTACAGTCAAGATCAACTAATATTCAGAAAGCACAAAAATTGATCAAACGTACCATAAGAgctttggaaaatttaaaaattggtacTGGAAAGTATGAATCTCAAATTGAAGATTTGATCAAGTCAGATAAGTTTAAAGATATTCCATTTAATAAGAACAATAAATTTAATGCTCTTCCTAGGAATATATTACTAGACAATATAATTCAGCACATGAACCTACGCCTTTTATCTGACAGAAAccatgaagatatttttaattactttgatTTGCTAGAACCTTCCACATGGCCTTATGAAGAAATAACTTCACCATGGATAGCTGGtgaaaaaacattatttcatttgtgtaaaattttaaaatatgaagttgATTTGAATGATTTTCGGGaatttgtaaataataatataaaatcaaaCAATGTTTCAATTCCTACAACTATATACAAAGCTAAAAAGATAGTTAGCACCATTGCAATCAATAGTGCTGAAGCTGAAAGGGGTTTCAATTTAATGAACATAATTTGTACAAGGGTGAGAAATAGTTTAACAATAGATCATGTATCAGATTTAATGACAATAAATTTACTGGGGAAAGAATTAGCAGATTGGGATGCAACACCGTTTGTAAAATCTTGGTCAAGTTGCAACCACAGGTTGGCTACAGATACAAGAGTTCGGCAAAAGTCAACAAGTCTTCCATGA
- the KIAA1586 gene encoding E3 SUMO-protein ligase KIAA1586 homolog isoform X1, translating to MGDPGSKIIESVPPAGPEASESTTDENEDDIRFVSEGPSRPVLEYIDLVCGDDENPRTYYSDILFPKMPKRQGDFLHFLNMKKVKTDTENNEVSKNHCGLSKAKEPHFEYIEQPIIEEKPSLSSKKEIDNLVLPDCWNEKQAFMFTEQYKWLEIKEGKLGCKDCSTVRRLGSKAEKHVHVSKEWIAYLVTPNGSNKTTRQASLRKKIREHDVSKAHGKIQDLLKESTNDSISNLVHKQNNKNIDATVKVFNTVYSLVKHNRPLSDIEGARELQEKNGEVNCLNTRYSATRIAEHIAKEMKMKIFKNIIEENAKICIIIDEASTVSKKSTLVIYLQCTIQSAPAPVMLFVALKELVSTTAECIVNTLLTTLNDCGFTNEYLKANLIAFCSDGANTILGRKSGVATKLLENFPEIIIWNCLNHRLQLSLDDSISEIKQINHLKIFLDKIYSIYHQPNKNQTKLLGTVAKELETEIIKIGRVMGPRWAACSLQAATAVWHAYPILYMHFSHSYSGLAKRLANINFLQDLALMIDILEEFSVLSTALQSRSTNIQKAQKLIKRTIRALENLKIGTGKYESQIEDLIKSDKFKDIPFNKNNKFNALPRNILLDNIIQHMNLRLLSDRNHEDIFNYFDLLEPSTWPYEEITSPWIAGEKTLFHLCKILKYEVDLNDFREFVNNNIKSNNVSIPTTIYKAKKIVSTIAINSAEAERGFNLMNIICTRVRNSLTIDHVSDLMTINLLGKELADWDATPFVKSWSSCNHRLATDTRVRQKSTSLP from the exons ATGGGAGACCCGGGTTCGAAG ATAATAGAATCTGTCCCTCCAGCTGGCCCTGAGGCATCTGAGTCAACAACGGATGAAAATGAAGACGACATTCGGTTTGTCAGT GAAGGACCATCGAGACCTGTTCTTGAATACATCGATCTGGTCTGTGGTGATGATGAAAACCCTAGAACCTATTATAGTGAT attctGTTTCCTAAAATGCCAAAACGACAGGgtgattttttgcattttttaaatatgaagaaggtgaaaacagacacagaaaataaTGAAGTGAGCAAAAATCATTGCGGATTGTCTAAGGCAAAGGAACCACATTTCGAGTATATTGAACAACCAATTATTGAAGAAAAGCCATCACTTTcatcaaagaaagaaatagataatctTGTGCTTCCAGATTGTTGGAATGAAAAACAAGCATTTATGTTTACAGAACAATACAAATGGCTTGAAATAAAAGAAGGTAAATTAGGATGTAAGGATTGTTCAACAGTTCGGCGTTTGGGATCGAAAGCAGAAAAGCATGTCCATGTGTCCAAGGAATGGATTGCATATTTAGTAACCCCTAATGGCAGTAATAAAACTACTAGGCAAGCTTCTCTACGAAAAAAGATTAGGGAACATGATGTTTCTAAAGCCCATGGTAAAATTCAGGATTTGTTAAAGGAATCAACTAATGATTCAATTTCTAATTTAGtgcataaacaaaataataaaaatattgatgctACTGTGAAAGTTTTCAATACTGTTTACAGTTTAGTAAAACATAACAGACCTTTATCTGATATTGAGGGGGCAAGagaattacaggaaaaaaatggagagGTAAATTGTTTAAATACACGTTACAGTGCAACAAGAATAGCAGAACATAttgcaaaagaaatgaagatgaagATATTTAAGAATATTATAGAAGAGAATGCCAAAATCTGTATCATAATTGATGAGGCATCTACGGTTTCAAAGAAAAGCACCCTAGTGATTTATCTCCAGTGCACAATTCAGTCAGCTCCTGCACCTGTTATGTTATTTGTGGCTTTAAAAGAATTGGTGTCAACTACAGCAGAGTGTATTGTCAATACATTATTGACTACTTTAAATGATTGTGGTTttacaaatgaatatttgaaagcaaatttAATTGCATTTTGTTCTGATGGTGCTAATACAATCCTGGGAAGAAAGTCTGGAGTAGCTACAAAATTGTTAGAAAATTTTCCTGAAATCATCATTTGGAATTGTTTAAATCATCGATTACAATTGTCACTTGATGATTCTATATccgaaataaaacaaattaatcatttaaaaatatttcttgataaaatttattctatttatcaTCAACCTAATAAAAATCAAACCAAGCTTCTAGGAACTGTAGCTAAAGAACTTGAaactgaaattattaaaattggtCGGGTAATGGGACCAAGATGGGCGGCATGTAGTTTACAAGCTGCTACTGCTGTATGGCATGCATATcctatattatatatgcatttttctcattcttaCTCTGGTTTGGCAAAGAGATTAGCTAACATTAATTTCTTACAAGACCTTGCTTTAATGATTGACATTCTTGAAGAATTTTCAGTACTTTCAACTGCATTACAGTCAAGATCAACTAATATTCAGAAAGCACAAAAATTGATCAAACGTACCATAAGAgctttggaaaatttaaaaattggtacTGGAAAGTATGAATCTCAAATTGAAGATTTGATCAAGTCAGATAAGTTTAAAGATATTCCATTTAATAAGAACAATAAATTTAATGCTCTTCCTAGGAATATATTACTAGACAATATAATTCAGCACATGAACCTACGCCTTTTATCTGACAGAAAccatgaagatatttttaattactttgatTTGCTAGAACCTTCCACATGGCCTTATGAAGAAATAACTTCACCATGGATAGCTGGtgaaaaaacattatttcatttgtgtaaaattttaaaatatgaagttgATTTGAATGATTTTCGGGaatttgtaaataataatataaaatcaaaCAATGTTTCAATTCCTACAACTATATACAAAGCTAAAAAGATAGTTAGCACCATTGCAATCAATAGTGCTGAAGCTGAAAGGGGTTTCAATTTAATGAACATAATTTGTACAAGGGTGAGAAATAGTTTAACAATAGATCATGTATCAGATTTAATGACAATAAATTTACTGGGGAAAGAATTAGCAGATTGGGATGCAACACCGTTTGTAAAATCTTGGTCAAGTTGCAACCACAGGTTGGCTACAGATACAAGAGTTCGGCAAAAGTCAACAAGTCTTCCATGA